The DNA sequence AATAGCTGTTGCGGAAAATCCTGCCCTTAGCATAAATTCTTCTGCATGTGGCCAGGTAGCTCAGTCGGTAGAGCGAAGGACTGAAAATCCTTGCGTCGCTGGTTCGATTCCAGTCCTGGCCACTTCGGCGAAGATGTTTTCACATGAAAATATCTTCGCCATTTTTGTTTCAAGAGATTCTGCTTAATTTTTCTGATTGAGCATTCTTAAGCTACAGATAACTTCTCGACATCATTGCTAAATGAACGCCATTGGTACCAGCTGAATGCATCGGATGCAAGGGATGATACGGCAGCTGCAAGGAACAGGAAAGGCGAAGCCGCTTGAGCTGTAGGAACAACTAAGGATAGACCCGAAGCCAGCCATAATGCGCTGGATGCAGTGTATAAGAATTGAGAGCAAATAGCTGCGTTTTGCACTTTATTGATAAGCTTTAAAAGCTTTTCTTTTTTAGCATCCGGAGCATTTTGAAGATCTTCCATCATAGTGATAAGGTAATCTTTGTCGGCCCAGTAATATTTCATGACTTCTTTATCTGTTATACTCTCGAGGTACGCTTTAGTTTCCTTGTATTCAACATCAATGCTGTGTTTGGAAATCAGCTGAGATGCACTGTACTTTTCGTAGACTGCTTGACCACTATTCACAAAATATTTGACTATTCCCAAGCCCGAAATAACAGAAGTGGCGATATTGAAGCCAGGTAGGCAACGGATAGCGAATTTGCTGCCAAGGGCTGCTGCGATGCCGATAGGTGCGCCGGCTAGGTAAACCGCTCCCTGCACAACTTCAATACCATTATCAAAGACAAACTCATGTTCTTTTTTGGTATAAGCATCCATCATTTCAACAGCAGCGTCGTAGATATATTTGATAGCTACAGGGATAGTTAGAATTCCGAGCGTTATACCGGCAACTTTTAAAGCTTTTTGAACACCTGGCGTCTTAAAGAAGTGCTGGGTTTTTTTAGCAGCTTTTTCTACGAGATTAGTGACATTTTTTGTAGAAAGGGTAGAAGCGACTGAACCTAAAGAAGTGGCGACATCATTGGCGTTATCTATGAAGTAGCAGAGATCATAGTTGTATTGTTTTTCCATGAAAAAGGAGTACTTATTGACTAGTATCTCGCCTACACCTTGAAAACTTGAACTAATACTGCTTAGGGGGTTCATGTAATCCTTATTACTTTATAGTTCTATGATAGTATTAAAGTAATAAGGTTGTGTTAATTTAATATTGTATTTGAATTTATTTTCTTACTATCTTCTAAGCGAATAAAGCCTCTTTATCGACAATATTGCGCATATCGTTAATGTTGCCGAAGGAATATTGCCTTAAGTTATAGCGGAAAATACGGAATGACTGCTTCTCCTGCAAGCGCGGCCGTGGTGCAATTTCGGGAGATAGGAACAAATTAGGCGTATTCCATAAGGGAGACGTTGCAGGGGGCGGAGTTTGAAAAGGGATGTCCATCCAAACGCCGCGTAGCCTTTCACTGCGTGCCGCTTCGACCAAGGCCTCCTCATCTGTCACTTTAGGCGACCCCAAAATGATCAAAAGCGCTCCTTTTTTTAAGAGGTCGATCTTCGCTTTATCAAGCCACCCTGAGTTTTTCTTAGTAGCGGGTAATGTGATGCAAACAACATCTGCTTGCGGCAGATAAGTGGATGCATTCTCTAGGGAGTCAATCGTAGCAAAATGGGGTTGAAATGACTTTCTCTCGTCTAGCCCAATCACTTTCATGCCGCGAAATTCCGCCTGCCGCGCAATCTCTGTCCCTGTCTTCTGCATCCCTATCTGTAATAAGGTCTTATTTTTTAAAGCCCACATATTTTCTCTAGCTTTATGGCTCCAAACATGGGAAGGATTTTGATTAGGCTCATGCCAGACGAAAAGGGACTTGCCAAAACTTAAGATTAATCCCATCACAAACTCGCCTACCTGCACTAAGTCTTCATCTTTTGTATTTGTAACAATCACATTACCCTGCTTCTCTATCTCGAATAAACAAATTCGATTAGTCAAACTCCCAGGCAAATGAATCCATTTTAATTGGTGGGCATGCGTTAAGTCTTCACTAGTCATCCGATTGCCATACACAATTTCTATCCGTGCCCAATATTCAGGACTTAGGGTAGTATAGGATGCTTCGCTTAAGGATAAAAAGAGGTATTGGGGAAACTCTTTTAAAAGCTGGTCTACCTCATTCAATGCGAGGCGTGTTTGTAAAAGCACTATGTTCATATTATCTCTTTTACTTTCCGTTAATTTACCATATCATGTATTATGTTTTGCAAAATCATTGGCAATCCTTGGCAGTCGCCACCGCACTGATCCAAGATTTTATAGGAGTACATTATGTCATATGCCATTATAAAGTCGGGTGGAAAACAACATCGCGTAGCAATAGGCGATCTCATTGACGTCGAACTTATCCCGGTTGAACTGGGCGAAGCTGTCGAATTCAACGAAGTGTTGTTTATCCAAAACGAAACTAATTCTCTAATCGGTTCTCCATTTGTTAACGGCTATGTCGTTAAAGGCGAACTGGTTGACTTTGTTGCTGGACCAAAAATCCACAGCGTTAAATACAAAGTGCGCAAGCGTTCCTACAAAAAATGGGGCCACCGCCAGCACTATTCCCGTGTTAAAATCACTGCTATCGCACCTGTTGCATAAGGAGTAAAATACCATGGCACATAAGAA is a window from the Parachlamydiales bacterium genome containing:
- the rplU gene encoding 50S ribosomal protein L21, coding for MSYAIIKSGGKQHRVAIGDLIDVELIPVELGEAVEFNEVLFIQNETNSLIGSPFVNGYVVKGELVDFVAGPKIHSVKYKVRKRSYKKWGHRQHYSRVKITAIAPVA
- a CDS encoding NAD(P)-dependent oxidoreductase codes for the protein MNIVLLQTRLALNEVDQLLKEFPQYLFLSLSEASYTTLSPEYWARIEIVYGNRMTSEDLTHAHQLKWIHLPGSLTNRICLFEIEKQGNVIVTNTKDEDLVQVGEFVMGLILSFGKSLFVWHEPNQNPSHVWSHKARENMWALKNKTLLQIGMQKTGTEIARQAEFRGMKVIGLDERKSFQPHFATIDSLENASTYLPQADVVCITLPATKKNSGWLDKAKIDLLKKGALLIILGSPKVTDEEALVEAARSERLRGVWMDIPFQTPPPATSPLWNTPNLFLSPEIAPRPRLQEKQSFRIFRYNLRQYSFGNINDMRNIVDKEALFA